The Elusimicrobiota bacterium DNA segment GACGGCCGAGGTCTGCCTGGAGGCCGTGCGCCAGGACGGCGACGCGCTCATGTACGTGAAGGAGCAGACGGCCGAGGTCTGCCTGGAGGCCGTGCGCCAGGACGGCGACGCGCTCAGGTACGTGAAGGAGCAGACGGCCGAGGTCTGCCTGGAGGCCGTGCGCCAGGACGGCGACGCGCTCAGGTACGTGAAGGAGGAACTCATCACCGGCGCCTGAGCGCCAGTGATGCCCGCGAGCCCGGGCGCGGAGGTAGACCCGGGCTGGGAGAGAGACCATGAAGAAGTCGGAATTGTTCATCAGGGTGGGGGATCGCGTCGGCTACAAGAGCACCCTGGCTGACAGCGAGTTCCAGCACGTGGCGAAGGTCCGCGACATCTGGCCCAACGGGATCCCGAGCTGCCAGAGGCCCATGCTGCTCCTGGAGGGCAAGTCCGGTTGCGTGCTGGCCAACCATTGCACAAAAATACCATGAAAGCCATCAGCCTCAAGCAGCCTTGGGCCGTCTGGGTAGTCCGCGGTCGTTGGGTAATCAAGAACGGGAAGGCCCTAGAGCGCAAGGATATCGAGACCCGCACGTGGAGCACCAAGTACCGCGGCCCGCTGCTCATCTGTGCCAGCAAGAGCATCGACTACGCGGCGATGGAGTTCTACGACCACTCCGACTCGTGCGCCGTTTCGGAGCAGTTCAAGATTGAGACGGGCGTGGCCGTGGGAATCGCCGACCTGGTCAACTGCCGACCGATGACCCCGGAGGACGAGCAGCGCGCCATGTGCGCCTGCGAGGCGGGGCGTTTTGCCTGGGACCTGAAAGACATCCGAGCCATCAATCCATTCCCGGTTCGGGGGGCCCTTGGTCTCTTCGAGGTCGCCATGACTGAGGACGCGCGGTGAGCCCCTGCACCCCGTGGCGCAGCGCCGACGGTAAGTCCGGAGGGTTCCTGTGCAGCCGCGGCGGCCAGGGGAGTACCTGCAAATACTGCAGCCGGCCCTGGCAAGACCTGCGACGCGCCAATCTGCGGGCAGTGCTCGACGCACACCGACCCGGACCGCGACGTGTGCCGCATCCACGTGATCCGCGGTGATGTCGAATACGTGGAGGCCGAGCCATGCTCAAAACCGACATTGTGACCGTAATCTACCCGCCGGCTCCGGACCGCGGACCGCTGCCGCCGTGGGAGTGGGCCGCGGCAG contains these protein-coding regions:
- a CDS encoding DUF4116 domain-containing protein, with the protein product TAEVCLEAVRQDGDALMYVKEQTAEVCLEAVRQDGDALRYVKEQTAEVCLEAVRQDGDALRYVKEELITGA
- a CDS encoding ASCH domain-containing protein, with protein sequence MKAISLKQPWAVWVVRGRWVIKNGKALERKDIETRTWSTKYRGPLLICASKSIDYAAMEFYDHSDSCAVSEQFKIETGVAVGIADLVNCRPMTPEDEQRAMCACEAGRFAWDLKDIRAINPFPVRGALGLFEVAMTEDAR